Part of the Desulfobacterales bacterium genome, TGACGGCGCACAGTTTTGCCGACCGGGCTTTTTTCTGCAACAGCGGTGCCGAAGCCAACGAGGCGGCCATCAAGCTGGCCCGCAAGTATTTCAGCGAAAAGGGCGACGCCGGCCGCTTTCGCATCATTTCCATGGAAAAATCGTTTCACGGACGCACCATGGCGACCCTGTCGGCTACGGGCCAGGATAAAATCAAGAAAGGGTTCGATCCGGTTCTGCCGGGGTTTGACTTTGTCCCGTATAACGATCCGGACGCCCTGCGGAACAGAATCGACGCTTCCACCTGCGCGGTGATCCTCGAACCGCTCCAGGGCGAAGGCGGTGTGTGTTGTCCGGACCAGCAGTATTTAAAGACTGTTCGTGAAATCTGTGATGAGGCCGGCGCACTTCTTATTTTTGACGAAATCCAGACCGGCATCGGGCGGACCGGCACACTCTTCGCCTATGAACATTTCGGGGTGGCGCCGGACATCATGACCCTGGCCAAGGCCCTGGCCAACGGCCTGCCCATCGGTGCCATGCTGGCCACGGAAAAGGTCGCTGCCGCGTTCGGTCCGGGCTCGCACGCTTCCACCTTCGGCGGCACGCCCATTGTAACGGCCGCCGCCCTGGCCGTGCTCAAAACCATTACGGAAGAGGCCGTGCTGGAGCATTGCAGCCGGATCGGCGTGTATTTTAGAGAAAAACTCAACACCCTCAGAGAGCGCCATGATGTCATTGTGGATGTCAGGGGGATGGGGCTGCTGCTGGGCATCAAGCTTAAAATCGACGGCGCCCCGGTGGTTGATAAATGCATGGAGAAGGGGTTCTTAATCAATTGCATTCAGGACACGATTTTACGGTTCATTCCGCCCTTGATCATCGAAAAAGACGCAGTCGACGCCCTGGTGGCGTGCCTGGATGAAATTTTCAGTGAAAAATAGCTGATAAGCTATTAAGCTGATAAGCTGATAATGGCTAAAAACAATGGGTTTGGATGATAAAAACATATTTACCTTTCAGGATTTGACCGTATGGCAAAAAGCGGTTCAGTTTGCTGAAAGGGTTATCCAATTTATTGACGAGTTTGATAGACCTCGTAAACATTATCGTTTAATAGAACAGCTTGAGTCGGCAAGTACCAGTGTGGCAATGAATATTGCCGAAGGCAAGGGACGTCAAACCACTAAAGAGTTTATCCAGTTTTTATATATAGCCAGAGGATCATTGTTTGAAGTGATCACTCTCCTTGAAATTATGAACAAGGCAGCGTGGATAGAAAAGAAAAAAGTGGTAGAATTTAACAAGATGGGTTTAGAGCTGACGAAAATGATTAATGCACTAATAAAATCCATGAAATAATATCAGCTCAACAGCTCAACAGCCAACAGCTTATCAGCTCAACAGCCAACAGCTCAACAGCTCAACAGCTAAATCTTTGGAGATTTATTTTGAAAAAAGACATCTTAACATTGTTGGATCTGGAAAAAAAAGACTTTGACCGGCTCTTTAAACGGGCAGCCGAACTGAAAAAGCGCCACCAGCAGGGGCGCCTGGATATGCCGTTGAAAGCCAAAACCCTCGGTCTTGTTTTCGACAAGCACTCCACCCGTACGCGCCTGTCCTTTGAGGCGGCCATGGCGCAGCTGGGGGGAAACTCTATTTTTATCAGCGCCCGGGACACCCAGATGGCCCGGTCCGAGCCGGTGCGGGACACCGCCCGGGTACTTTCCAGATACCTGGATTGCCTGGCGATCCGGACGTATTCCCAGGACCTGCTGCAGGAGTTTGCCGAATTTTCATCCATCCCGGTCATCAACGCGCTGACCGATATGTATCATCCCTGTCAGGTGTTGAGCGACCTGATGACCATAGTTGAATTTAAAAAGGGTTACGCCGGCGTCAACATCGTCTGGGTCGGGGACGGCAACAATGTGTCGCATTCATGGATCAACGCGGCGGCGGTATTGGATCTTAACCTGGTGCTGGCCTGCCCGGAAGGGTATTATCCGGACGAGCGGGTCTTGAAAAAAACGCTCCTCCTGAAAACCGGCCGGATCCAGGTTACCTCCGACCCGGTAAAGGCCGTCAGGGACGCCGACGTGATATATACGGATGTATGGGCCAGCATGGGCAAGGAAAGTGAATCCGCTTCCCGCAAGCGCGCGTTTGCCGCGTTTCAGGTCAACAGCACCCTTATGAAAAAAGCGCCCAAAGATGCCATTGTCATGCACTGCCTCCCGGCGCACCGCGGCGAAGAAATCAGCAACTCGGTTCTGGAAGGGCCGGCCTCGGTTGTCTGGGACCAGTCGGAAAACAAGATGCACATGCACAAGGCGATCCTGGAAACCCTGATGGGCGTATGGGGCAGGGGGAAAAGCGATTGATGATTGGCGATGGACGATGGACGATTGGAAACGCCCTTAAATCGAAAAGCATCAATCAAAGATCAACAATCGGAAAAGAAGATGCC contains:
- a CDS encoding acetylornithine transaminase; this translates as MNTETIKTADTVMAKTYKRFPIAVTRGKGCTLWDETGKAYTDFVSGIAVCNLGHAHPRVAEALCRQADMLWHVSNLYYTRPQTDLASWLTAHSFADRAFFCNSGAEANEAAIKLARKYFSEKGDAGRFRIISMEKSFHGRTMATLSATGQDKIKKGFDPVLPGFDFVPYNDPDALRNRIDASTCAVILEPLQGEGGVCCPDQQYLKTVREICDEAGALLIFDEIQTGIGRTGTLFAYEHFGVAPDIMTLAKALANGLPIGAMLATEKVAAAFGPGSHASTFGGTPIVTAAALAVLKTITEEAVLEHCSRIGVYFREKLNTLRERHDVIVDVRGMGLLLGIKLKIDGAPVVDKCMEKGFLINCIQDTILRFIPPLIIEKDAVDALVACLDEIFSEK
- a CDS encoding four helix bundle protein; this translates as MGLDDKNIFTFQDLTVWQKAVQFAERVIQFIDEFDRPRKHYRLIEQLESASTSVAMNIAEGKGRQTTKEFIQFLYIARGSLFEVITLLEIMNKAAWIEKKKVVEFNKMGLELTKMINALIKSMK
- the argF gene encoding ornithine carbamoyltransferase, with amino-acid sequence MKKDILTLLDLEKKDFDRLFKRAAELKKRHQQGRLDMPLKAKTLGLVFDKHSTRTRLSFEAAMAQLGGNSIFISARDTQMARSEPVRDTARVLSRYLDCLAIRTYSQDLLQEFAEFSSIPVINALTDMYHPCQVLSDLMTIVEFKKGYAGVNIVWVGDGNNVSHSWINAAAVLDLNLVLACPEGYYPDERVLKKTLLLKTGRIQVTSDPVKAVRDADVIYTDVWASMGKESESASRKRAFAAFQVNSTLMKKAPKDAIVMHCLPAHRGEEISNSVLEGPASVVWDQSENKMHMHKAILETLMGVWGRGKSD